The DNA region GTGGGGCCTCGACGTGATGGCGCTCCTCGCGCAGCGGTAGGGCGGCGTGCTTGGCTCGCCGAAGCCGCTAGGCGAAGGCGGGTCCCACGCCGCCGCTATCCACCAACGGCGCGGTCGGACACAGATTGGATGAAGTGGCTGGCCCCCGCGAGCTGACGGGAGGCCCGTCGCTCACACTGACACGTGCTCGAGGCACACAGTGAGAGGAGCCAGCCATGGACCATGTTGCAATCGATCTCGGCGGAAGGGAATCCCAGATTTGCGTGCGGCGGCCCGACGGGACCGTCGTCGAGGAGCGGCGGCTGCGGACGCACGAGGTGCCGCGGTACCTGGGCGAGCGGCCCGGCAGCCGAGTGATTGTCGAGACGTGCAGTGAGGCCTTCTGGGTGGCCGACGCGGCACGGGCGGCCGGGCATGAGGTGCGGGTGGTGCCGGCGACCCTGGCGCCGACCCTGGGCGTGGGGGCGCGCCGGATGAAGACGGACCGGCGTGATGCGCAGGTGCTCAGCGAGGTGTCCTGCCGCATCGACCTGCCGTCGGTGCATATCCCGAGCGCCGAGGCGCGGGCGGCCAAGACGCTCTGCGGCATGCGCGACGGGCTGGTGCGCAGTCGCACGCTCCTGCTCAATACCGTGCGCGGCTGGCTGCGGACGCAGGGCCGCCGGCTGGCGAGTGGCAGCGTGCACACCTTCGGGGCGCGCGTCCGCGCCGCGGTAGGCGAGCCCCTCCCGAGCTACGTGGCCCGGCAGCTGCAGCTGCTGGAGCACCTGCATGCCGCCATCGCGGACGCCGACCGCGAGGTGACGGCCTGGGCCACGGGCGACCCGGTCGCGCGCCGCTTGCTGACGGTCCCCGGAGTCGGCACGGTGACCGCCGTGCGGTTTGTGGCGGCGCTCGACGACCACACGCGCTTCGACGGCGCGCACGCGGTGGAGGCGTATGTCGGGCTGGTGCCCGGCCAGGACTCGCGTGGCGCGCGGGCGCGTGACCTGGGGATTACCCAAGCGGGGGCCCGCAGCCTGCACTGGTGCCTCGTCCAGGCCGCGCACTGCGCGAAACGGACGCTGAAGCCGGGGCCGCTCCGCGACTGGGTCGACGCCGTGCAGCACCGGCGCGGGCGCCAGGTCGCCGTCGTGGCCTTGGCGCGCAAGTTGACCGGCATCCTGTATGCGATCTGGCGGGATGGCACCCGCTTCGACCCGCACCGGACCAACGCCGCGCCGCTGGCCGGGTAACCGCGCCACGGCGGCACCGCCCTGCTGGGGTCGGCTGCCACGCGCGGGTGATCGCGAGTAGGGCGGTTCTGGCGCCTTCGGGCGACCACGAGGAACCGATGTGCGACCCCGCCCCGCAGCAACCTAGTGCGCCCCTGAGCGCGAATACTCGACTGGAGCAGCCCGATCCCCCGAGGCAGGACCGATGTATCCCCCCGCGCGGGGGCCTGCGCCCCCGCGACGGGACTGATCTGCCCTTGACCCGGCCAGCCACTTCATACTCGCGCCCTACCCTAGGGCAACGCGAAGGCGAAAACCGCCTGCCCGCACGCGACGGCCACGTGCTGGCGCCCTTCCACTTCGTAGGCAATCGGATTGGCCGTGCATTGGCCGCCGGTCTGGAAGTTCCAGAGCGCGCGGCCCGTGGCGGCGTCGAGCGCGTACACGTTGCCTTCGTTGGTGCTCCCGAACACGAGCCCGCCACCGGTGGCCATCACGCCGGCCCAGAGCGGCGTCAGCAGGCGATGCTCCCAGCGACGCTCGCCGGTGAGCACGTCGAGCGCGCGCACGGCGCCGTAGGCCTCGCCCGGGTGGGCCACCACCTCGCCGCCGCCCATGAACGGCTTGCCGGGCTCGTACTTCGCCTCGGCCTTGAAGTAGTACGAACCCATCTCGCGCACCGGCACGAACACCAGGCGGCGCGTCGCATCGTAGGCCGGGCTGAACCAGTTGGTGGCGCCCTGCAGGCTCGGCCA from Luteitalea sp. TBR-22 includes:
- a CDS encoding IS110 family transposase, whose product is MDHVAIDLGGRESQICVRRPDGTVVEERRLRTHEVPRYLGERPGSRVIVETCSEAFWVADAARAAGHEVRVVPATLAPTLGVGARRMKTDRRDAQVLSEVSCRIDLPSVHIPSAEARAAKTLCGMRDGLVRSRTLLLNTVRGWLRTQGRRLASGSVHTFGARVRAAVGEPLPSYVARQLQLLEHLHAAIADADREVTAWATGDPVARRLLTVPGVGTVTAVRFVAALDDHTRFDGAHAVEAYVGLVPGQDSRGARARDLGITQAGARSLHWCLVQAAHCAKRTLKPGPLRDWVDAVQHRRGRQVAVVALARKLTGILYAIWRDGTRFDPHRTNAAPLAG